CGTTGGCTTCGTTACCGTTTGATCGTCAACGCAATGGGTTTGTGATGGGTGAAGGGGGTGCGACGTTAGTCTTAGAAACGTTGGCCCATGCCCAAGCCCGAGGCGCCCAGATTCTTGGTGAAGTCGTGGGTTACGGAACGACTAGCGATGCTTATCATATGACAGCCCCCCGACCGGATGGTGCTGGTGCCAAACGTGCAATGCAACAAGCCGTTGCGGAAGCCGGCATTCAACCGCGTGATGTGGATTACATCAATGCTCATGGAACAGCCACACATGCGAATGATAGTGCCGAAGCTCAAGCAATTAGCGCGTTGTTTGGTCAAGATGTACAAGTCAGCAGTACTAAAGGAATGACGGGGCACTTATTAGGCGCTGCGGGTGCAATTGAAGCTGTTGCAACGATTGGTGCTCTGCAAGCGGGTCAGTTACCTGCGAATATTGGTTGTACGGACCAAGATCCTGAGTGTCCAGTCAATTTAGTAACGCCAGCAACTCAACATCAAGCCGCAACCTATGCTTTGAGTAATTCATTTGGTTTTGGGGGCCATAATGCCGTGGTTGCCTTTAAGAAGTGGGTGAATGTATGAGTATGACGGATACGGAAGCGATGACCGCCCTGATCAATCAGTTTAATCAATCCAGCGCTCAAGTCATGGACGTCAAGACGACAACCTTTGAACTGCATTTGAATAAACAAGCTGAAACTGCTGAGACAAATTCAGCGCGTTCACAGCCGGCAGTGACCGACTCCGCGGTACCAGTGGTCAAACCGACGACTGAAGTGGCGACTCAATCGGGAACAACGATGGTCACGGCGCCCCTAGTTGGGGTGGCTTACTTAGCTGCCGACCCGAAACAGGCGCCGTTTGTTCAGGTGGGTGATCGTGTCAAGTCAGGGGAAACCTTGTGTGTAATCGAAGCGATGAAAATGATCAACGAAGTCCCTAGCCCAGTTAGTGGGATCGTTAAAGAAGTTTTAATTAAGAATGCAACTATGGTTGAATTTGATGAACCATTGTTTGCAATTGAGGAGACGACCGTTTAATGGAAGTTACGGATTTAATTCCCCAACGGTTTCCGCTGCAATTATTAGACCGTATCGTAGCGGTCCAACCAGGTGTCAGCGCAACAGCGGAAAAATTAGTCACGATTAATGAATGGTTTTTTCAGAGTCAGACACTGACCGGAAGAACGATGATTCGGCCAGTATTATTAGAAATTTTGGCTCAAACGGGAGTTGTGGCTTTACTATCGATGCCAGAACATCATGGTAATAACGTCTTTTTTGGCGGAATTCGGCAGGCTGATTTTAAGACGGATGTGCGCCCAGGTGACCGGTTAGAAGCGATGGTAACGTTAACTAAGTTGCGTCGTCAAATCGGAACAGGCCATGGCGTGATTACCTGTGCTGGTCGTGAGGTTGTTAGTGCTGATTTAACCTTTGTAATGCAAGCCTGAAGGAGGTATGGCGATTGTTTAAAAAAGTCTTAGTCGCGAACCGTGGTGAAATTGCGGTCCAAGTTATTCGCGCGCTTCATGAGATGGGGATTAAAGCGGTCGCTGTCTATTCAGTGGCTGATCAGGAGAGCTTATTTGTACATCTGGCTGATGAGGCGGTCTGTATTGGGGCGAGTCCCGTCAACCAGTCATATTTGAATATGCAAGCAATTATTAGCGCTGCTAATTTGACCGGGTGTCAGGCGATTCATCCAGGCTACGGCTTTTTATCTGAGAATGCGGAATTTGCCAAAATGTGTGCGGATTGTCAGTTAACGTTTATTGGACCGCGTCCTGAGGTGATTGACCAGATGGGTGACAAAGAAAATGCCCGGCAGACCATGCAACGATTAGGCGTACCCGTGATTCCCGGCAGTCCATCGGTGCTTAAGGATGTTGAGGCGGCTATGCAAGCTGCCCATACCTTAGGTTACCCAGTTATGATCAAAGCCGCTGCTGGGGGTGGCGGTAAGGGGATTCGCGCGGTTAGTAATGATCAAGATTTAGCGAAGGCTTTTCGAACCGCTCAGCAGGAAGCTCAAGCTTCATACGATGATCATCGGTTGTACTTAGAAAAAATCATTGCCCCGGCGAAGCATATCGAAGTGCAGGTCTTAGCCGATCAACAGGGGCATGTTATTTATCTACCAGAGCGCGATTGTTCGCTACAACGGAATCATCAAAAAGTGTTAGAGGAAAGTCCATGTGCGGTCATCACGACTGCTGAACGGACCGAATTGGGACAATTAGTGGCTGACGCAACCAAAAAGTTGGGTTATACAAATACGGGTACCTATGAGTTTTTAATGGATCAGCAGCATCATTTTTATTTTTTGGAAATGAATACGCGGTTGCAAGTTGAACATACGGTTACTGAAATGGTAACGGGTATTGAATTGATTAAAGCGCAAGTACAAATTGCAGCTGGTATGCCTTTAAAAATTAAACAAGCGGATGTGAAAATTCATGGTGTTGCCATGGAGTGTCGCTTGAATGCGGAGGATCCATACCACGATTTTCGACCGCAACCTGGAAAAATCACCCGGTTGATCTACCCAATGGGGACACTGGGAGTCCGGATTGATGCTGGTGTGGTGACTGGTAGCATGATTGCACCGTTTTACGACTCGATGATTGCCAAAATCATTGTTCACGGTATTAATCGGAAGATGGTCAGTCGCAAGATGCATCGTTGTTTATTGGAATTGACCATCGATGGGGTTCAAACGAACCGGATCTTCTTAGCAGGATTAGTTGCAGATTCGACTGTTGGCCGTGGTACCTATACCACAGCTTATATCGAACAAGACTTTTTGAAAGGATGGTTAAGTGATGCCCAAGCGCAAGTTTCAAGCACCCACTGAACGGCAGTTAGCTGTTCGACGGGATAATATTCCAGACGCGTTATTGACGCGCTGTCC
This Lactiplantibacillus plantarum DNA region includes the following protein-coding sequences:
- a CDS encoding acetyl-CoA carboxylase biotin carboxyl carrier protein; this encodes MSMTDTEAMTALINQFNQSSAQVMDVKTTTFELHLNKQAETAETNSARSQPAVTDSAVPVVKPTTEVATQSGTTMVTAPLVGVAYLAADPKQAPFVQVGDRVKSGETLCVIEAMKMINEVPSPVSGIVKEVLIKNATMVEFDEPLFAIEETTV
- a CDS encoding 3-hydroxyacyl-ACP dehydratase FabZ family protein, with product MEVTDLIPQRFPLQLLDRIVAVQPGVSATAEKLVTINEWFFQSQTLTGRTMIRPVLLEILAQTGVVALLSMPEHHGNNVFFGGIRQADFKTDVRPGDRLEAMVTLTKLRRQIGTGHGVITCAGREVVSADLTFVMQA
- a CDS encoding acetyl-CoA carboxylase biotin carboxylase subunit, with translation MFKKVLVANRGEIAVQVIRALHEMGIKAVAVYSVADQESLFVHLADEAVCIGASPVNQSYLNMQAIISAANLTGCQAIHPGYGFLSENAEFAKMCADCQLTFIGPRPEVIDQMGDKENARQTMQRLGVPVIPGSPSVLKDVEAAMQAAHTLGYPVMIKAAAGGGGKGIRAVSNDQDLAKAFRTAQQEAQASYDDHRLYLEKIIAPAKHIEVQVLADQQGHVIYLPERDCSLQRNHQKVLEESPCAVITTAERTELGQLVADATKKLGYTNTGTYEFLMDQQHHFYFLEMNTRLQVEHTVTEMVTGIELIKAQVQIAAGMPLKIKQADVKIHGVAMECRLNAEDPYHDFRPQPGKITRLIYPMGTLGVRIDAGVVTGSMIAPFYDSMIAKIIVHGINRKMVSRKMHRCLLELTIDGVQTNRIFLAGLVADSTVGRGTYTTAYIEQDFLKGWLSDAQAQVSSTH